One Nitrospirae bacterium YQR-1 DNA window includes the following coding sequences:
- a CDS encoding sugar transferase has product MLIIILLIWFGSSGNVIFCQKRVGKGGVEFNMYKFRTMVVNADKIKSSLSSEVDGPVFKIRNDPRVTRVGRVLRKWSLDEIPQLFNVLSGDMSLVGPRPLEDREMAENQHWRDLRLTVKPGMTGLWQIKGRETGQFADWVAYDCEYVKNRNIFLDLKIIFMTIEAVLKRRGAC; this is encoded by the coding sequence ATGTTAATAATAATACTGTTGATATGGTTTGGCTCCTCCGGTAATGTAATCTTCTGTCAAAAGAGAGTGGGTAAAGGAGGTGTGGAATTTAACATGTATAAGTTTCGCACAATGGTGGTCAATGCCGATAAAATAAAGAGTTCATTGTCAAGTGAGGTGGATGGTCCGGTGTTTAAAATCAGAAACGATCCACGTGTGACCAGGGTGGGCAGAGTGCTCAGGAAGTGGAGTCTTGATGAGATTCCTCAGTTATTTAATGTGCTCTCGGGGGATATGTCGCTGGTGGGACCACGTCCGCTGGAGGACAGGGAGATGGCGGAAAATCAGCACTGGAGAGACCTCCGGCTCACTGTTAAACCAGGAATGACCGGCCTTTGGCAGATAAAAGGCAGAGAAACCGGCCAATTTGCCGACTGGGTGGCCTATGACTGCGAGTATGTAAAAAACAGAAATATATTTTTGGATTTAAAGATTATTTTTATGACAATAGAAGCAGTATTAAAAAGGAGAGGGGCCTGCTGA
- a CDS encoding ABC transporter ATP-binding protein, which yields MDTLTFNGNPVLTENSQLSRDCALTAEDCRSGETAIRAEGVSKVYKLYKRKIDRLKESIHPFRRKYHMDFYALKDVSFELKKGQTIGIIGKNGAGKSTLLQILTGVLTPTSGTVHRCGRISALLELGAGFNSELTGLENVYFNSTLMGYSKKEIDEKIDDIVSFAEIGDFADQQVKTYSSGMFVRLAFAVAINIDPAILIVDEALSVGDIRFQQKCFRRFREFKEQGKSIIFVSHDMGAIKSFCDVAVWLKDGSIYRYGDPELVSKQYFSFMCYDSITVEENSKGIAGGNNIDKKQNDIYSNASLWEDVTGYSSFGEGGAEIQRVTLINRTTGQRIGSLSGGEDVRFIIEARVAKPIANPGFGIILKDVYGNFMFTLNNYMYNIPIKPIGPADRIRVEFDFVFPKLKNGHYTFTASISDGTLETHIQNHWVHDAYLVQLANNDMRYKMGCYVILDDVDMNVVPG from the coding sequence ATGGATACGCTTACGTTTAACGGAAACCCTGTGTTAACTGAAAACTCGCAGCTGTCCCGTGATTGTGCACTAACTGCTGAGGATTGCCGGTCAGGGGAGACGGCTATAAGGGCTGAGGGCGTCTCTAAGGTCTATAAACTCTATAAAAGAAAAATAGACAGGCTTAAGGAGTCAATTCATCCGTTTAGAAGAAAATATCATATGGATTTCTATGCGCTGAAGGATGTCTCCTTTGAGTTGAAAAAGGGACAAACTATAGGGATAATTGGGAAAAACGGGGCTGGGAAATCAACGCTTTTACAGATTTTGACGGGAGTACTTACACCGACCTCGGGCACTGTACACCGTTGCGGCAGAATATCTGCTTTGCTTGAGCTGGGGGCAGGTTTTAACTCGGAGCTTACCGGCCTGGAGAATGTTTATTTTAACAGCACTCTTATGGGCTATTCTAAAAAGGAAATAGACGAAAAAATAGACGATATAGTGAGTTTTGCCGAAATAGGGGACTTTGCCGACCAGCAGGTTAAGACATATTCAAGCGGGATGTTTGTGAGACTTGCCTTTGCTGTTGCGATAAACATAGACCCTGCGATACTCATCGTGGATGAGGCATTGAGTGTTGGAGATATCCGCTTTCAGCAAAAGTGTTTCAGGCGTTTCAGGGAATTTAAAGAGCAGGGAAAGAGCATAATATTTGTTTCCCACGATATGGGAGCAATCAAGAGCTTCTGTGATGTTGCGGTGTGGCTTAAGGATGGTTCCATATATCGTTACGGTGACCCTGAATTGGTAAGCAAACAGTATTTTTCCTTTATGTGCTACGATTCGATAACAGTGGAGGAAAACAGCAAGGGGATAGCCGGCGGCAATAATATCGACAAAAAGCAAAACGATATATACAGCAACGCCTCCTTGTGGGAGGACGTCACTGGATACTCGTCATTTGGTGAGGGTGGGGCGGAAATACAAAGGGTAACTCTCATCAACAGGACTACCGGACAGCGGATCGGCTCTTTAAGCGGGGGAGAGGACGTTCGTTTCATTATTGAAGCCAGAGTGGCAAAACCAATAGCTAATCCGGGCTTTGGAATAATCCTTAAGGATGTGTATGGTAATTTCATGTTTACACTTAACAATTACATGTATAACATCCCGATAAAACCGATTGGGCCTGCCGACAGAATCAGGGTAGAGTTTGACTTTGTGTTTCCAAAACTTAAAAACGGCCATTACACTTTTACGGCTTCCATATCTGACGGCACTCTTGAGACCCACATACAAAACCACTGGGTGCATGACGCCTATCTGGTACAGTTGGCCAATAACGATATGCGCTATAAGATGGGCTGTTACGTCATTCTGGACGATGTTGATATGAATGTTGTACCCGGATAG
- the asnB gene encoding asparagine synthase (glutamine-hydrolyzing) has translation MNALQAHRGPDDEGTYADNANLVYLSMRRLAIIDIAHGKQPMTDETGNYTIVFNGEIFNSPELRVQLQSRGYKFTTKNSDTEVLLTLYQDMSVQMLSKLNGMFAFVIYDKKRGVIFGARDRVGIKPFYYTLKGGAFSFASELKSLLALDYVSKDIDFNSLYHYVSLQFVPAPNSIFNDIKKLPAGHFFTYTLSSRSLDVQRYWRLDVNNTEDRTEAQWLEIVQEKLREAIRRWTLSDVPLACSLSGGLDSSAIVAHLSEAGAGNLRTYSFGFTGQEGKELNELPLAAMVAKRYDTIHHEVTIESDTLIEDIDSMVWHLDEPYGGGLPSWYVYKIISNDVKVCLTGTGGDELFGNYEKYLIYERSALYRHLRALRDSAGQNVLKQIRDALNYPFGHFYHRYFSDAAKDSLVFDKKAPADESTEQLIENLRRASGTKSARNGVAYIDFQLQLPEEFLLVTDRFSMAHSLEARVPFLDHELIETVFKMSPQIRTGGGMMKSFLKKLLTDMLPPEVITGRKRGFVLPIELWMRNKLKPLLHQYFSPSYIKEQGIFSLDLYTKIAAPHIAGKANFTHQIWTLLMFQLWHRKFMA, from the coding sequence ATGAACGCACTTCAGGCTCATCGCGGCCCCGACGATGAGGGTACTTATGCCGACAACGCCAACTTGGTGTATCTGTCTATGCGCCGCCTTGCCATCATTGACATAGCACACGGTAAGCAGCCCATGACCGATGAGACCGGAAACTACACCATAGTATTTAACGGTGAAATATTTAACTCCCCCGAGCTGAGAGTTCAACTGCAGAGTCGTGGATATAAGTTTACGACAAAAAACTCAGACACTGAAGTGCTCCTTACACTCTACCAGGACATGTCTGTACAGATGCTGTCCAAACTTAACGGGATGTTTGCCTTTGTTATATATGACAAAAAAAGAGGTGTAATCTTCGGGGCAAGGGACAGGGTCGGCATAAAGCCCTTTTATTATACACTCAAAGGCGGCGCCTTTTCATTTGCCTCGGAGTTAAAATCCCTCTTAGCTCTTGACTATGTATCAAAAGATATAGATTTTAACAGCCTTTACCACTATGTCAGCTTACAGTTTGTACCGGCGCCAAACAGCATTTTCAATGATATAAAGAAACTGCCGGCCGGGCATTTTTTTACATACACACTCAGTTCAAGGAGTCTTGACGTTCAGCGGTACTGGCGGCTGGATGTTAATAACACAGAGGACAGGACTGAGGCACAGTGGCTGGAGATAGTGCAAGAAAAATTAAGAGAAGCAATCCGGCGCTGGACACTAAGCGATGTGCCGCTTGCGTGCTCGCTCTCAGGCGGGCTGGACTCATCCGCAATCGTAGCTCATTTATCTGAGGCCGGAGCCGGCAATTTGCGAACATACTCCTTTGGCTTTACAGGGCAGGAGGGCAAGGAGCTTAACGAGCTGCCACTTGCCGCCATGGTTGCCAAAAGATATGACACCATACATCATGAAGTAACCATTGAGAGTGACACGTTGATTGAGGACATTGATTCAATGGTTTGGCACCTCGATGAGCCCTACGGTGGAGGTCTCCCATCATGGTACGTGTATAAAATAATCAGCAATGACGTAAAGGTTTGCCTGACCGGAACCGGCGGGGATGAACTGTTTGGTAATTATGAGAAGTATTTAATATATGAACGGAGCGCTCTTTACAGGCATTTAAGAGCTCTTAGAGACAGCGCAGGGCAAAATGTTCTTAAACAGATACGGGATGCTTTAAACTATCCGTTTGGGCATTTTTATCACAGGTACTTCTCAGACGCCGCTAAGGATTCCCTTGTTTTTGATAAAAAAGCCCCTGCTGATGAGTCAACAGAGCAGCTTATAGAAAATCTCCGGAGGGCATCTGGCACAAAGAGTGCCCGCAACGGGGTTGCTTACATTGACTTTCAACTGCAGCTGCCGGAGGAGTTTTTGCTTGTTACAGACCGTTTTTCAATGGCTCATTCACTGGAGGCAAGAGTGCCTTTTTTAGACCACGAACTGATTGAGACAGTGTTTAAAATGTCTCCGCAGATACGAACCGGAGGTGGCATGATGAAATCATTTTTAAAAAAACTGCTTACGGATATGTTGCCCCCTGAGGTCATAACAGGGCGTAAGAGGGGGTTTGTTTTACCGATTGAGTTATGGATGCGCAATAAGTTAAAACCACTGCTGCATCAGTATTTTTCACCGTCATACATTAAAGAGCAGGGAATATTCTCCTTGGACCTTTACACAAAAATCGCTGCTCCTCATATAGCGGGCAAAGCTAACTTCACTCATCAGATATGGACACTGTTGATGTTCCAGCTGTGGCACAGGAAATTTATGGCATAG
- a CDS encoding ABC transporter permease, producing the protein MFKYIADMVSNSGLIFELTRRDFKSKYLGSYLGLIWAFVNPVVYVVILWFVFHLGFKSSPVENFPFFHWLIAGIVPWFFISDSLANATHSILDYSFLVKKVVFRVSMLPLVKILSALYVHLFFLFLVILIYFFSGYSIGLYVLQIPYYLFAAIVFVTGVSWITSSVTIFFRDMGQIVNMLLQFIFWLTPIFWHVKIIPAKFILFLKLNPAYYIINGYRNSLINNVWFWEEGMLSIYFWIVATSVFFLGAFLFKRLRPHFADVI; encoded by the coding sequence GTGTTTAAATATATAGCGGATATGGTGAGCAACAGCGGGTTGATTTTTGAGCTGACCAGGAGGGATTTCAAATCAAAGTATCTGGGCTCCTATCTCGGGCTCATTTGGGCTTTTGTTAATCCTGTAGTTTATGTCGTGATTCTGTGGTTTGTGTTTCATCTTGGTTTTAAAAGCTCGCCTGTTGAAAATTTTCCTTTTTTCCATTGGCTTATTGCAGGGATAGTGCCGTGGTTTTTTATTTCCGACAGTTTAGCCAATGCTACCCACTCTATTTTAGACTACAGTTTTTTAGTTAAAAAGGTTGTGTTTCGAGTTAGCATGCTTCCGCTTGTTAAAATATTATCAGCTCTGTATGTTCATTTGTTTTTTCTTTTTTTAGTTATTCTGATTTATTTTTTTTCCGGCTACAGTATCGGCCTGTATGTTCTCCAGATACCGTACTATCTTTTTGCCGCTATTGTGTTTGTTACCGGAGTTTCGTGGATAACCTCTTCTGTAACTATTTTTTTTCGTGACATGGGGCAAATAGTTAACATGCTCTTGCAGTTTATTTTCTGGTTGACACCGATATTTTGGCATGTTAAAATTATACCGGCAAAGTTTATATTGTTTTTAAAATTAAATCCGGCTTATTATATAATAAACGGATATAGAAACAGCTTGATAAACAATGTGTGGTTTTGGGAGGAGGGTATGCTCTCAATTTATTTTTGGATCGTTGCAACGTCTGTGTTTTTTTTAGGAGCCTTTCTTTTTAAAAGGTTAAGGCCTCATTTTGCGGATGTAATATAA
- a CDS encoding glycosyltransferase family 4 protein: protein MRVVHLSTADNIGGSGRSAYKIHKGLLNLGIDSKMLVGYKSCTDPDVVKISKGIMSVSDKIAAKITNALSLQYLFMPSSIGLLRNPQIRAADIIQLYNTHGNYFSHSVLPALCKVKHVFWRLSDMWPVTGHCTYSGDCTLWMTGCKKCPDLACYPPLAFDSASLLWKWKKSVYCRSNIHLIAPSVWMSNIAMESPLLNIFKISVIPNGIDTGIFKPLNKSTCRDRLSIPQNKKVVLFLAHVVKNNPRKGGAFFAEVMNRLAAKHKGDIVAMIAGDGAKQLSDEINCPVWRHGFVNNDSLLADIYNSADLILHPAVAENLPNSVLEAMGCGVPAVAFDVGGVKDIVSHMETGYLAPVKDFESLYNGTEMLLTDSVLYAALSANCLKRVKSSHTLTGQAERFAALYSSCIK, encoded by the coding sequence ATGAGAGTTGTTCACCTAAGCACAGCCGACAATATCGGCGGCTCAGGCCGTTCCGCCTATAAGATTCACAAGGGGCTTTTAAACCTGGGTATTGACTCAAAAATGCTGGTCGGTTACAAGTCCTGCACAGACCCTGATGTTGTGAAAATCTCAAAGGGTATAATGTCTGTATCCGATAAAATTGCCGCAAAGATCACTAATGCATTATCCCTGCAGTACCTCTTTATGCCATCTTCCATCGGATTGCTGAGAAATCCGCAGATCCGGGCGGCCGACATCATTCAGTTATATAACACACACGGTAACTATTTCTCTCACAGCGTGCTGCCGGCACTTTGTAAAGTAAAACACGTATTTTGGCGGCTTTCTGACATGTGGCCTGTAACCGGCCACTGCACATACAGCGGAGATTGCACACTGTGGATGACAGGCTGTAAAAAGTGCCCTGATCTCGCCTGTTATCCACCTCTTGCTTTTGACAGTGCATCGTTGCTGTGGAAATGGAAAAAATCAGTTTACTGCCGGTCAAACATACATCTGATAGCGCCCTCTGTGTGGATGAGCAACATTGCAATGGAAAGTCCGCTTCTTAACATTTTTAAAATATCCGTTATACCAAACGGCATCGACACCGGCATCTTTAAGCCGTTAAACAAGTCCACCTGCAGGGACAGGTTAAGTATTCCCCAAAATAAAAAGGTGGTTTTATTTCTGGCCCATGTGGTAAAGAACAACCCTCGTAAGGGAGGAGCATTTTTTGCGGAAGTTATGAACAGGTTAGCCGCTAAACATAAGGGCGACATTGTTGCCATGATAGCAGGGGATGGGGCCAAGCAGCTCTCTGACGAGATAAACTGTCCTGTGTGGCGGCATGGCTTTGTTAATAACGACAGCCTTTTAGCTGACATCTATAACAGCGCAGACCTCATACTACACCCGGCAGTGGCGGAGAATTTACCCAACAGCGTGCTTGAGGCAATGGGCTGCGGAGTTCCAGCCGTGGCTTTTGACGTTGGCGGCGTAAAGGACATTGTCAGTCACATGGAAACCGGCTATCTTGCACCGGTTAAGGACTTTGAAAGTCTGTATAATGGGACTGAGATGCTTCTAACAGATTCAGTTTTATATGCAGCGCTGTCGGCTAATTGCCTCAAAAGGGTTAAATCCTCACACACGCTGACAGGACAGGCTGAACGCTTTGCTGCCCTGTACAGCTCCTGTATTAAATAA